From Ictidomys tridecemlineatus isolate mIctTri1 chromosome 2, mIctTri1.hap1, whole genome shotgun sequence, the proteins below share one genomic window:
- the Alkbh2 gene encoding DNA oxidative demethylase ALKBH2 isoform X2: MDRFLGKEVQGSLLGKPEEQEQSTEEGATLGDDKGHTRKRPRRDPPGNAAHLAGPSWRHIRAEGLDCDYTVLFGKTEADEIFRQLEEKVEYFTGALARVQVFGKWHSVPRKQATYGDAGLTYTFSGLTLSPKPWIPVLECVRDRVSGLTGHTFNFVLVNRDFCFRHKDSRGKNPHRKLEVIRLQLAHGSLLMMNPPTNAHWYHSLPVRKKVLAPRVNLTFRKILPKK; encoded by the exons ATGGACAGATTCCTGGGGAAGGAGGTTCAAGGGAGCCTTTTGGGAAAGCCGGAGGAGCAAGAGCAGAGCACAGAAGAAGGAGCTACCCTGGGTGACGACAAAGGACACACAAGGAAGAGGCCCAGGAGAGATCCCCCAGGGAATGCCGCCCACTTGGCAGGCCCCAGCTGGCGACACATTCGCGCCGAGGGCCTGGACTGCGATTACACGGTCTTGTTTGGCAAAACGGAGGCAGACGAGATTTTCCGACAGTTGGAGGAAAAAGTGGAATATTTTACAG GTGCACTGGCCAGGGTCCAGGTGTTTGGGAAGTGGCACAGTGTGCCAAGGAAGCAAGCCACATATGGTGACGCTGGACTGACCTACACGTTTTCAGGCCTTACGCTGTCTCCAAAGCCCTGGATCCCAGTTCTAGAGTGCGTCCGGGATCGTGTCTCTGGCTTGACAGGACATACCTTCAACTTCGTGCTCGTCAACAG GGACTTCTGCTTCCGGCACAAGGACTCCCGAGGGAAGAACCCCCACCGGAAGCTAGAGGTGATCCGGCTGCAGCTGGCCCACGGAAGCTTACTGATGATGAACCCCCCGACCAATGCCCACTGGTATCACAGTCTTCCCGTGCGCAAGAAGGTTCTGGCTCCGAGGGTCAACCTGACATTTCGTAAAATTTTgcctaagaaataa
- the Alkbh2 gene encoding DNA oxidative demethylase ALKBH2 isoform X1, with amino-acid sequence MDRFLGKEVQGSLLGKPEEQEQSTEEGATLGDDKGHTRKRPRRDPPGNAAHLAGPSWRHIRAEGLDCDYTVLFGKTEADEIFRQLEEKVEYFTGALARVQVFGKWHSVPRKQATYGDAGLTYTFSGLTLSPKPWIPVLECVRDRVSGLTGHTFNFVLVNRYKDGCDHIGEHRDDERELAPRSPIASVSFGACRDFCFRHKDSRGKNPHRKLEVIRLQLAHGSLLMMNPPTNAHWYHSLPVRKKVLAPRVNLTFRKILPKK; translated from the exons ATGGACAGATTCCTGGGGAAGGAGGTTCAAGGGAGCCTTTTGGGAAAGCCGGAGGAGCAAGAGCAGAGCACAGAAGAAGGAGCTACCCTGGGTGACGACAAAGGACACACAAGGAAGAGGCCCAGGAGAGATCCCCCAGGGAATGCCGCCCACTTGGCAGGCCCCAGCTGGCGACACATTCGCGCCGAGGGCCTGGACTGCGATTACACGGTCTTGTTTGGCAAAACGGAGGCAGACGAGATTTTCCGACAGTTGGAGGAAAAAGTGGAATATTTTACAG GTGCACTGGCCAGGGTCCAGGTGTTTGGGAAGTGGCACAGTGTGCCAAGGAAGCAAGCCACATATGGTGACGCTGGACTGACCTACACGTTTTCAGGCCTTACGCTGTCTCCAAAGCCCTGGATCCCAGTTCTAGAGTGCGTCCGGGATCGTGTCTCTGGCTTGACAGGACATACCTTCAACTTCGTGCTCGTCAACAG GTACAAAGATGGCTGTGACCACATTGGGGAGCATCGAGACGATGAGAGAGAACTGGCGCCCAGGAGCCCCATCGCCTCTGTCTCCTTTGGTGCCTGCAGGGACTTCTGCTTCCGGCACAAGGACTCCCGAGGGAAGAACCCCCACCGGAAGCTAGAGGTGATCCGGCTGCAGCTGGCCCACGGAAGCTTACTGATGATGAACCCCCCGACCAATGCCCACTGGTATCACAGTCTTCCCGTGCGCAAGAAGGTTCTGGCTCCGAGGGTCAACCTGACATTTCGTAAAATTTTgcctaagaaataa
- the Ung gene encoding uracil-DNA glycosylase, which produces MIGQKTLYSFFSPSPARKRSVRSPEPADLGTGVVAVAEENGDAADHPTKKARVGQEEPDTPPSSPLSQEQLVRIQRNKAAALLRLAARNVPVGFGESWRKPLGAEFGKPYFIKLMGFVAEERKRYTVYPPPHQVFTWTQTCDIKDVKVVILGQDPYHGPNQAHGLCFSVQRPVPPPPSLENIYKELSTDIDGFVHPGHGDLSGWAKQGVLLLNAVLTVRAHQANSHKERGWEEFTDAVVSWLNQNLNGLVFLLWGSYAQKKGIAIDRKRHHVLQTAHPSPLSVYRGFFGCRHFSKANELLQKSGKKPIDWKEL; this is translated from the exons ATGATTGGCCAGAAGACCCTGTACTCCTTCTTCTCCCCGAGCCCCGCCAGGAAGCGAAGTGTCCGCAGCCCGGAGCCAGCCGACCTGGGGACCGGTGTGGTAGCTGTAGCTGAGGAGAACGGCGATGCAGCG GACCATCCCACCAAGAAGGCCCGGGTCGGGCAGGAGGAGCCCGACACGCCGCCCTCCTCGCCGCTGAGCCAGGAGCAGCTGGTCCGCATCCAGAGAAACAAGGCCGCGGCGCTGCTCAGACTCGCGGCCCGCAACGTGCCCGTGGGCTTCGGCGAGAGCTGGAGGAAGCCCCTGGGCGCCGAGTTCGGGAAGCCGTATTTCATCAAG CTAATGGGATTCGTTGCAGAAGAAAGAAAACGTTACACTGTTTACCCGCCTCCACACCAAGTCTTCACATGGACCCAAACATGTGACATAAAAGAT GTGAAGGTTGTCATCCTGGGACAAGATCCTTATCATGGACCCAATCAAGCTCATGGGCTCTGCTTTAGCGTCCAAAGACCTGTTCCACCTCCACCCAG tttGGAAAACATTTATAAAGAGCTGTCTACAGACATAGATGGTTTTGTTCATCCTGGCCATGGAGATCTATCAGGATGGGCCAAACAAG GTGTCCTCCTGCTCAACGCCGTGCTCACTGTCCGGGCCCATCAAGCCAATTCCCACAAGGAGAGGGGTTGGGAGGAGTTCACTGACGCAGTCGTGTCCTGGCTGAATCAGAACTTGAACGGCCTTGTCTTCCTGCTCTGGGGCTCATACGCCCAGAAGAAGGGCATTGCCATCGACAGG aagcgGCACCATGTACTGCAGACTGCTCATCCCTCCCCGCTGTCAGTGTATAGAGGGTTCTTTGGGTGTAGACATTTTTCTAAAGCTAATGAGCTGCTGCAGAAATCTGGCAAGAAGCCCATCGACTGGAAGGAGCTGTGA